In Microscilla marina ATCC 23134, the DNA window AATGTTCTTATAAATACGGTTTTGGTTCAGGTTATCTTCGCTCACTATCAGGCAGCGTATTTTGGCCTTGCGCCAATCGTCTGACGACTGGATAAACTTGAGCAAGGTCAAGGTAAGGTTTACATTAAAACTCTTGCCTCTCCACCAAATGTCTATAGCCTCTTGTTTGCCAAATCCATGTGCCTGGTTGTACTGCATCAACAATATATTGTAATCGAGCTTGACCAGGTTATGCACAAACGAGATAAACTTGGTAGGGTCTTTGGCTTGCCTGCCCCAACCCATGAGTATGGTGTTGGGGTCAAGCCCCGAAAACCCATAAGTTTTGGCAATGTTTTCCATTCCATCATATAAGTCGATACAATCGAGCTTACGGGTAAAAAATCCCATAGACGACCCGGTAACCAACGCTCCATTGTCTTGTACAAACTGCTGCGGCTTAGAAAACACTACCTCCGACGATTTGCGTTCAACCAGGTGAAAGTCAGACAAAAAACCCAAGCGTCCTACCAGCGTTTTGCCGAACTGTACCAAATGGGGGCGTGCTTCTTCGCCTCCACTAAACATCACAATGTTAGGTCGCCAGTTGCGTTGTTTGGTTTCTTTGCTTACTATAGTATAAAGTCCCCTGCGTACTACCGACGCCCACACGCCCTCCCAGACATCGCCAAAGCCCAGTGATATTTGCTTGCGTATCAGGTAAAGAAAAATAGCCCCAATGATCACAAAAGCTACTACCATAGAGGTAAGGTCCAGGGCAATCATTACAAACAATGTAAAACCAAACCCTGTGAGACTCACAAACTTGGGTATTTTAAATGTGGGGCGAAAATCGGGACTTGCCCAGCTCTCTAAGAAACATGACAAGTTGATAAAACCATAAGCCGCTAGATAAAACATAGATACTACCTGGGCAATGGCATTCAGTTCTCCAATAAGCACTCCGGCTTCGGCAATTACAAAAGTAAGAAGCAAAGCATTGCGTGGTTCATTATTTTTGCCCACTCCTTTGCCAAAGAGCTTTGGGGTGATCTTGTCTACCGACATGGCCTGCAAAATGCGGGGTGCCCCCAAAATGCCGCCCAACGCTGATGATAAAGTAGCTCCCCAAATACCTGCCAATACAAAGGCAGGAGAAATAAAAGCAATTTCTTTGAGAATGTTGCTATTGTTACGCAAAATGTGGGGGTCTATAGTATAGGCAAGAAAAATAGACAGCACAATGTATACTACCAGTCCTACTACAATAGATGCCATTGTACCCACTGGAATAGTGCGTTTAGGGTTTTTGAGGTCGCCCGACATAGCTACCCCTGCAGTAAACCCGGTAACCGCTGGAAAAAACACGCCAAATATCACCCCTAACGATGCGTCTGGGCTAGGTGCCAGAGTAGGCGTTTTGGGAGCAAACTCCCGGCTTCCCATAAAAATGGCCACCAGCGACAACGCAATGGCTGCCATAATAAAAAACTGGGTTTTAAGGGCAAATGAGGTGCTTATAAAAGCAATGGTAGTAACAAATATAACGGTGGCAGTGCCCGCCAAACGGAGGTCGTTGACTGTAACAGCCCGCGAATTCGCTAAAATGACCCCTTGGATGGTAGAAAATTGTTGTTCAGCCACTTGCTCTTTAAGGGCGAGCTTTAGAGCATTGATAAAGGCTTCTTTGTTATGGAATACCACCTGAAGCGCATCACTGTTTTTGAGTGGTACCAAAATATCATCTATGCTGCCCACTTGTAAGGTTTTAAGCATAGGAGCCGTAATGCTCTGTTTGATGGCAATGAGTGCATTTTCGTTGATTTGGTGCCCTGATGCCATCCCGATAAAATCGAGAAAACTTTCAGAAAAACCAATGGCATACAAGGCTATGCTCAAGGCAGTACCCACAAACAGGGTAATGCCAATGGCACCTCCAATGGGTAAGCCCAGGCTCCGGGAAAGAATGTAGTACAACCCGCCCGCCTGTACCTTTTTATCGGTAGAAATAGACGATACGCTCAACCCGGTAGATACTGAAATAACGTGGGCAATTAATACAATAATAATGGTCCAAAATAAGCCGGCTTGCCCAACAACCCATCCCAAACGCAGGTACATGATTACCCCCAGAATAGTAAGTACTGAGGGGGTAAACACTCCTGTAAATGCCCCAAATTTTTTAGATTTTGCCATATATCAACTAACTGACTTACACTGCTTCAGGCAGTGAGCAACAAATGCGAAACAAGAAAACGTCTAATTTGTTAGACAGTTTAAAACTTGTTGCAAATAAAATAAATTGCAATATAAAAAAGAATTCAACTTTAGCATCTTATTTAATCAATTGCTTCTTTGAACAGAAGCCTTGCACATTCAATAATTTCTTGTATTTTTACGTATTATTTATAATCAGTCTAAATAATGAAAGTTGACTTTATGCAAACTCAAACAGATATACAAACCCCGTTCAATATAGACGAAATCAACCGCCTGATGCGCGAACGCCGTTCGGTTTTCCCCAAACAGTTTTCGGGCAAGGCAATTCCCCGCGAAATCATAGAACAAATACTGGAAAATGCCAACTGGGCGCCTAACCACGGCAAAACCGAGCCTTGGCGGTTTGTGGTGTTTACAGGTGAAGGCTTGAAAGAATTGGCACGCTTTCAGTCTGAGCTATACAAACGGATTACCCCAGCCGACCAGTTTGATCAAAAAAAGTTTGACAAACTTGCCAACAAACCCTTGATGGCATCGCATGTAATAGCCATAGGTATGAGTCGTCAGGTATCAGAAAAAATACCCGAAATAGAAGAGATAGAAGCCGTAGCCTGTGCTGTGCAAAATATTTACTTGACTGCCACTGCCTATGGGGTAGGGGGCTATTGGGGCAGTGGTGGGGTTACCTATCGCGAAGAAGCTAAAGACTTTTTTGGGCTCGACCCACAAGACAAATTGTTGGGCTTCTTTTATTTGGGTTACCCCGAAAAAACTCCCAAAGCAGGCACCCGTGGCGACATAAAAGACAAAGTGGTATGGGTAGAAGAGTAGAAGCTTGCCCATAAACAATAAAAACCCTCCTCTGTGCTTGTATACAGAGGAGGGTTTTTGTTGAATTGATTATTTTCTTTCCCAAGGCTTATAGAAATCTAAAGCTGTGCTTCCAGTTCATCTATTTTCATTACCAGTTCTTCCCAAGCATCATTGGCGGCAGCCAATTCCTCTTGTACTTTGGCAAATTCCTGTTGGGTTTTTTCTAGTTTTTCAGGATCGTTATAAATAGTGTTGTCAGCAAGCTTGAGCTCTATCTCCTCTTGCTTTTTTTCTGATTTAGTGACCTTTGCTTCAGCTTTTTCGAGCGCCATTTTGGTTTCTCGTATTTCACGCTTAATTGCCTTTATTTCGGGCGAGTCTTGTGGCTTTGGCTTTTTTTCCTTCTTTTTCTTCTCTTGAGGAGCCGCTGCTTGCGCCATTTTTTTTGCCAGTTGTTTTTGGTACCAATCGTTGTACTCGGCAAAAGTGCCCAGATATTCTTTAATTTCTTCGTCTTCGATGTACCAAATCTTATTGGCCACCTGCGAAATAAAGTGACGGTCGTGCGATACTACTACAAAAGTACCTTCGTATTGATCGAGTGCCTGCATCAATATATTGACCGATTGAATGTCTAGGTGGTTGGTAGGCTCATCGAGTAGCAGAAAGTTGGCTTCAGAGATCAGCACCTTGGCTAGAGCCACCCTTGACTTTTCTCCTCCCGAAAGAATTTTAATTTTCTTAAATACGTCGTCATCCTTAAACAAAAAGCAACCCAATACGCTTCGTAGTTCCGTTTCTGTTTTTGCCGAGCCCGCTTGTTTGAGTTCCTCTAGTATTTCGTTTTCTACTACCAACGACTCGAGCTGGTGCTGGGCAAAAAACGAGAACAACACATTGTGCCCTAGTTTGCGTTCGCCCTTTATTTGTTCGGTACCTGCAATAATGCGCAACAGAGTAGACTTACCCTTTCCGTTGGCACCCACCAATGCTATTTTATCGCCTCGTTCTATGCGTGCTGTGGTGTTTTTCAAGATAGTAAGGTCGCCGTAAGCCTTGCCTATATTGTCGAGCTCCATTACCTGACGCCCCGACTTTTGCCCAAAGTTAAACTTAAAATTTACCTTGGCAGTTTCGTCAATTACCTCATCAATCAAGTCCATTTTTTCCAGTGCCTTTACTCTTGATTGTACCTGGCGTGCTTTGGTAGATTTAGATCGAAAACGCTCAATAAAACGTTCAGTTTGACGTATTTTGTCTTGTTGGTTTTCGTAGGCAGATTGTTGTATTTCCTGACGGAGCTCGCGTTCTTTCAGATAAAAAGAATAATTGCCCGCATAAATATTTAGCTTTGCCTGTGACACCTCTACCGTGGTTTTTACAGCATTGTCCAAAAACTGGCGGTCGTGCGATACTACTATAATGGCGCCTTCGTAGCTATGAATGTAGTTTTCTATCCACTGAATAGACGGTAAATCTAAGTGATTGGTAGGTTCATCGAGCATCAGCAAGGCGGGCTTTTGCAATAGCAATTTGGCAAGCATTACCCGCATACGCCATCCTCCCGAAAATTCCTGCAAAGGGCGTTGCAAATCAGCAGTTTTGAAGCCCAAACCTTCAAGAATTTCTTCGGCTTTTGCTTGCATAGAGTAGCCTCCCAACATCTCGAAACGTTCTTGTAATTTGGCAAGTTTGTCTACCAACGAGTCGGTATAATTTACCTCCATCTCGTGCAAGGTTTTATCAATTTGCTCCTGGAGTTGATTTTGTTCTTCAAAAGCCTGCATGGCCACCTCCAGAATACTCTCGTTGGTAAGGTAAGAAAGCAAGTCTTGGTTAAGAAAGCCAATCGTACAATCTTTTGCCTTAGAAATGGTGCCCTCGTCGGGAGCATATTCACCTGAAATAAGTCTTAACAGGGTAGATTTTCCAGTACCATTGGCTCCAATGAGTCCTATCCGGTCTTTGGGTTTGATATGAAGGTTGGCATCTTTGTACAACGGTCGGCTACCGAAATAAAACGACATGTTACTAATGGCGAGCATAAGTAAAATATATTCAGGTTATCAATTAAGTTCAAACCACAAAGCTACGAACAAAGTACAGGGATTTGCAATTTAATGGGAAAGTTATTAGACTTTGGAGGAGGTGAGGGTTGGATATTGCAGTTTTGGCAGGTGTTTAGAATAAATATTAAGCGCAAAGTTTTCCCGCAAGCCTTGTTGTTTTCAAAGCAAGCTCAGTCAGCAAAAGGAGAGGGCGACCACGAGGGAGCCGCCCAATGAACCCTTTAACTACGATTTTATACCTCGCTAAAAATCAACGTAATAGAAAAATAGTAGCTACCCATAGAACAGGCTGTACCTAACACCTAGAACCTTATTTTTACTATCCACCAAACCCGATAGATTTACTATTTTCGTTTTTATTGCTTGCTACTCTAAAGGTCACCATTATATGCGTATCGGTTTGACTAATGGCTATAGAGCGGTAATCAATGTCTACTTCGCCAATTTCTTTCTTTATTTGCTCAATGTCCAGTGTGTTCACACTGTTGCCATTGCTGTCGAAAGTAAGCGGTATTTTTTTTGTGAAAAACTTAAGTTCCTTGATTTTTTCCATTGTGAGATTGTTTTAATGAGTAGTCCCAGCCAATAAACAAGTGAACAGACTTGGGTCAATGGTTTAACTTTGTCATACACTTTGTACATTGGCTAAACCTCACCAAAAATAGAGAAAAAAATGAGGAATCCAGTTTTTGGAGCAACAAAACAAAGCATAAAAAAAGACTCACCAAGGTAATTGGGAGTCTCTTATTTTTAATATATGAAAACAATTTTTGATTGATGCTAAAAACTTAGGAATGGTGTAAAAATAAAGTTCTATAGTAACGCCAAAATATTTTGTTGGCAGGAGAGGCAATATCCAGTGAATGTTGAGCCCGCCCTGCGGGACGGCGTCATAGCAGCGCTACGGCAAGTTTTTTTAACGAATTCTGTCAGCGAAAGATGACGTTAAAAATGTAAATTTATTTTGGTACTATTCCTTAGAGTTGCTCGGCAAATTGGCTGGCAAGCAACAAAGCTTCGTCCAGGTCGGGTACCTTGGGCATGAGCATTTCTGTATTACGGCTCAAGTCGCCCCCCAACATCAGACTCACCGATGCCCTGGCAAGAATATCGGTTGGTTCTATCCATATTTCTACTTTTAGGCCATGTTTGGAGGCTTCTTTATAGTACCAATCTTCCAGTAGTTCCTGCAGGTCAAGTGTTACCATTTGCAAAGTAGAATGGTCTGATACCATAATTTGAGTATGATGATCACGAAAGTGATCCAAGGTTTGTTGCAATAGTTCTTTGTGGTACTCTTCTACGCCCCAGTGTCCCTTCCAAGAAACCAAAATGGCACAGGGTATATAAGGGCTAAGATCAAAGATATCTAAATGCTCCGAGGTAAATAATGTTCTATAGTTCATAATTCGTAAGACATGTGTGGTTTCATAAACTACTAAAAATGTAATAAAAAGTTTTGTGAACAAGGTTTATATTTGTAAGAAAACTGGTTGAAACATAATAATTTGACGAAAAAATCCTTCATATCTACTACTCCACCACCCACAAACGGTGCGCCTCGGCAATGGTGGGTGGTTCAAGCCTGCCCAAAAAATTATAGATTACCTTTTCCTTAATGACTACTTCTCGTTCACGGTTTTGCTTGAGCACTACCGACAAAGGTTTGGGTAAATACACAATGGTAGTGCTGCCCCGGTATTGACTAAATAAGTCAATGAGCTTTTTTCGGTTTTGGCGGGTAATATTGGTGGCATTCCACACAAATGACTGCTGTTTACGCAAACATTCTTTTGCTTTTTCTTGCGCAGCTTGTATTACCTTGCCTTGGTTGTCTTTAAACGACACCCCCAATTCTTGTCGGAGCTTGTCTAACGATACTACAGGTAAATCTGTTGCGTATGTGTCAATCCAAGTGTCTTTGCCAGCGCCTGGCAGCCCACAAAGTAAAAATACCTCTACACAAGTATTGTCATAAATAGGGGCATCGGGGTATACTTCGGACTTTTGAAAATACAAAAAACGAGTATGTGGACTGGCAAAATGTCGTGCGGCTCCAAAACAGTGTTGCTCACGGCAAAACTCAGCAAAGAATTCAATTCGCTCCAGCCACTCTTCCTGGGTATCACTTATTCGCCCCCTTAGATCTGCCTCCGCCACCCAAGCAAGCCATTCGGTATTTACACTTAGGCTTGCCTGAATTACGGTTTTTTCGGGATGAGTTTTAGACAAAAACCAAATAGGCAAACCATGAAAACGTACCAATTGGCAAATCTGCTCTTTTACCCAATGGCTCCAGGGTAAATCTGCCAACACCTGTCTGGCTCGTTTTTCACCCTTTTTGGCGTGGCGCGGCGAAGTAATTCTTACTTGGTCGGTACCTTCTATGGGCTCTATCACGGTGCATTCGGGTTTGGCAATGTCGTGCAGCAAACAGGCGGTAAACAAAATGGTACGAGTTTGGGCGTCTGCTTGTTGCCATCCTTGCAGCTCAAACAAAGCCTCTACTACCATGCGGGTGTGAATGCCTACATTGCCTTCAGCGTGGTATATCGGGTCTTGTGGACAATCGTACAAGGCTTGCAGCCAATCAAAATGTGTTGTAAGCAAGTCCCAATCGTAGGGAATTTCAAACGATAATAGTTGTTCGGTTTTATAGCGTGTCATGTGCGGTTGTTTTTTTTCAATTGTTGTTGTATCCATTCGTGTTCAAGCGGGGCACGTTTCCAGTTTCTGGTCCAGTGCTCATCAGTTTGCACGTGGTTGGCTCTTACCCATTTAAAAACACTTTGGTCAAAATCGTCTGACTCAAAAGCAGTGGCTAAACGCACTACCGCCCCTTCTTTGGGTACTTCAATACCCAGCTCCAGGCTTTCAAACTCACTGGGTTCGCGCAAAACCCCATCAATCAATGCCTTAAGTTCGGCTTCGTTTTGCACGGTTCCTTCAAACAACACTGGCGCCAGAGGTAGGTCTAGCAAGTCGGCATACATAACCACTTCTTCCCAGGGAAGCCATACCGTGCCCTGACGCATGCCAAACACATAGAAATATTGCTGTAACCCTGTATAAGTAATAGAGTGAATCGCAAACAGACTTTCGCCAAAAACCTCTAGCTCGTCTAGTTGATAGTGTATGCGGGTGTGAATATCCCACAGGTAGCTTGACCAAGGGTTTTGGGTAGGCGCAGCATGGGAGCGGGCAAATACACCGTGTTGATTCAAGCAAGTATTTTCGCCATCCAGTTTTTCGGTAATGATGATGGGTTGCCCAATGGCTTGGTCTATAAAAGCCGCAATCTTATCGTCAGAAGTAGCCCCAGGCGACCAGGGCAAGTGATAAGTACGGGGGTATTTTTTTGAGTTCATAACAGTAGTAAGGTAAGCTACCAGCTACAGCAAGCTTAAACGTTATTGTATACCGTAATAGCAAGTAATTGGCGATAGGTTACAAGTAAAGGTAACTTGCGCTATGGCTGTAGCGTCACGTAGAAAAAATAAAATGTATTAAAAAAAGAAAGGTGTAGTTAATCAGGTAGCTCTGAGGTGTTTAGAAATGCTTATAGCAATGCCCTCTTATGGAATTTTTTTGCAAATGTGAGCATTCAAAAAAAAATCAACAATGGGCAGGCTCGCTGCAAAACTACCAATGATATATTAAAAACTACATAATGATGAAAATGGAGAAGTTGAGTTTATTGGGATTCAGCTTCAGGGTTTAACTTTTGTTCAGGAAATATTACGGTAAAACAGCTGCCAAGGTTTTTCTTACTGTGTACTTTTATGTCGCCACCCATCAATTCTACAATCTTTTTGGCAATGGCAAGTCCTAGCCCACTGCCCTGAAAACGTCGTTCCATGCCTGTACTCTCTTGCTTGAAAGGCTCAAATATTTCTTTCAAAAAATGTTCTTCTATGCCTATGCCAGTGTCTATTACCTCTATCGTCAGGCAATTGTTTTCATCGTTTAACCTCAGGGTTACCCCACCTCTTTCGGTAAACTTAATGGCGTTGCCCAGCAAGTTATTCAATACCTGTTCAAGCAAATAAGGGTCGATAAGTACTTGCTTTTGGGCGAGGTTAAATTCAATGTTCAGGTAAATATTGCGACTATTGGCGAGTACTTCCAGCGATTGTACCAAGGCACTGACTAACTCTATAATGTTTACTTGTTCCCACGATACTTCGGCTCGGTTGGCTTCTATCCGCGACAAATCCAGTATGCCATTAATAGTGTTGAGCAATCGTTGGCCGCTTTGCCCAATCAAGTGGGCGTAATGCAGCATTGTTTCATTGTCTGACTCTATTTCAATCAATTGCACCACCCCTAAAATACCATTGAGGGGAGTTCTTATTTCATGGCTCATATTGGCCAAAAAGTTAGATTTAAGGCGATTGGCTTCTTCAGCTTTGTCTTTGGCAACAATGAGTTGTTTTTCAGCGTTTTTGCGCTCTGTAATATCAAAGCGGATAAATAGGTACTTGTAAGGGTCGTGTCCTTCGTCTTTGTACAAAAAAGGCACAATGGTTACATCTACCCAATAAAAAGTCCCGTCTTTTGCCCGGTTATGAATCTCTCCCCGCCAAAGCATTCCTTTACGAACAGTGCCCCACATGTCCTTAAAAAAACTGCGTGGATGATATCCCGAGTTTACCAGGCTATGTTTTTGCCCCAACAATTCGTGTTCTTCGTATTTAGACACCCGGCAAAAAGCTTCGTTGGCGTGGGTAATGTAACCGTTGCGGTCGGTAATGGTGATAAGTGCGGCTTGATCAATGGCAAACTGTTGATGTTGTAGTTCGTTGATCAACTGCGACAGGTATTTTTCGTGTGCCTTATATTCCGTAGTGTTGGTGTGTATGCTGAGGTATTTCTTTTGGTGGGCGGCAGTATCATACATTACCCTTATGGTGAGCTTGTTCCAATAAGGTAAGCCATCCTTACGGCGGTTTTGTAATTCTTCTTCTACAATTTCATTTTTCTCTATTTTAGCCTCAATACGTTTGATTGCCTCCTTATTCAAGTCTTTTTGTTGCAAAAACTTTGTCAGTGGTACCCCTTCAATCTCCCTTAGCTCATATCCAGTTACTTTGTTAAAACTATCGTTTACCCATTCTATTTGCCCGTGCTCATTGGTCACTATTACAAAATCGTTGATGTGTTTGACTACAAACGACAAGCGGTCAAGGGTGCGTTCACGCTGAAAACGCTTTGTGATGTCTTCAAAGGTGAGCATCAAGTATGTGGATTGTCCATTGTTGCCAATAAACCTGGTCTTCACGTCCAGCACAGTTTCCTGCGCATTGTTGTGCCAATGCAATACATCTTCAAAAGCTTTTTGTTTGATAAAAGCGTGTTTAATCAAAGTTAACAAGTGCCACCATTCGCGCGAGGCACTGCTCCACAAATGCTGTAAGTTGGCCTGGTTTACTACTTCAGGCGTGGTTTGCCACCATTGGCAATAAGTTTCATTGGCAAGCAATACGTTCATTTCGGTATTGATGACCAACACCGCCAAGCGCGTATCCTGCATGACAGATTTGCCCAATAATAAAGTGATTTCGTCTGTGTTGATGGGGTTTTGACGAAGGTCAGCAGTAGGTTGATGAATGGATTCTCCCTCTTTAATTTGAGCCAGGTAAGGAAATAAATCTACGCCCGAAGCTTTAGAAAGTTTTTCTATCAGGGAATGTATGTCAGCATCCATTTGAGAAGTATTATTTATTATGAGTATATAACTACCCAGTTTAGTTTGTTCAATGCCTTAGAGTATGAATGACGCATTTTGTTTGCTGCCTGTAGAACAGGGTTTACCTAGTGGAGGTTATGCCGACATCCCGCTTGCGGGGCACTTAGTGCACTAGGGATTTAATAAATACGCTATTTATTCG includes these proteins:
- a CDS encoding AAA family ATPase, which codes for MTRYKTEQLLSFEIPYDWDLLTTHFDWLQALYDCPQDPIYHAEGNVGIHTRMVVEALFELQGWQQADAQTRTILFTACLLHDIAKPECTVIEPIEGTDQVRITSPRHAKKGEKRARQVLADLPWSHWVKEQICQLVRFHGLPIWFLSKTHPEKTVIQASLSVNTEWLAWVAEADLRGRISDTQEEWLERIEFFAEFCREQHCFGAARHFASPHTRFLYFQKSEVYPDAPIYDNTCVEVFLLCGLPGAGKDTWIDTYATDLPVVSLDKLRQELGVSFKDNQGKVIQAAQEKAKECLRKQQSFVWNATNITRQNRKKLIDLFSQYRGSTTIVYLPKPLSVVLKQNREREVVIKEKVIYNFLGRLEPPTIAEAHRLWVVE
- a CDS encoding PAS domain-containing sensor histidine kinase, which translates into the protein MDADIHSLIEKLSKASGVDLFPYLAQIKEGESIHQPTADLRQNPINTDEITLLLGKSVMQDTRLAVLVINTEMNVLLANETYCQWWQTTPEVVNQANLQHLWSSASREWWHLLTLIKHAFIKQKAFEDVLHWHNNAQETVLDVKTRFIGNNGQSTYLMLTFEDITKRFQRERTLDRLSFVVKHINDFVIVTNEHGQIEWVNDSFNKVTGYELREIEGVPLTKFLQQKDLNKEAIKRIEAKIEKNEIVEEELQNRRKDGLPYWNKLTIRVMYDTAAHQKKYLSIHTNTTEYKAHEKYLSQLINELQHQQFAIDQAALITITDRNGYITHANEAFCRVSKYEEHELLGQKHSLVNSGYHPRSFFKDMWGTVRKGMLWRGEIHNRAKDGTFYWVDVTIVPFLYKDEGHDPYKYLFIRFDITERKNAEKQLIVAKDKAEEANRLKSNFLANMSHEIRTPLNGILGVVQLIEIESDNETMLHYAHLIGQSGQRLLNTINGILDLSRIEANRAEVSWEQVNIIELVSALVQSLEVLANSRNIYLNIEFNLAQKQVLIDPYLLEQVLNNLLGNAIKFTERGGVTLRLNDENNCLTIEVIDTGIGIEEHFLKEIFEPFKQESTGMERRFQGSGLGLAIAKKIVELMGGDIKVHSKKNLGSCFTVIFPEQKLNPEAESQ
- a CDS encoding nitroreductase family protein, coding for MKVDFMQTQTDIQTPFNIDEINRLMRERRSVFPKQFSGKAIPREIIEQILENANWAPNHGKTEPWRFVVFTGEGLKELARFQSELYKRITPADQFDQKKFDKLANKPLMASHVIAIGMSRQVSEKIPEIEEIEAVACAVQNIYLTATAYGVGGYWGSGGVTYREEAKDFFGLDPQDKLLGFFYLGYPEKTPKAGTRGDIKDKVVWVEE
- a CDS encoding RNA ligase family protein yields the protein MNSKKYPRTYHLPWSPGATSDDKIAAFIDQAIGQPIIITEKLDGENTCLNQHGVFARSHAAPTQNPWSSYLWDIHTRIHYQLDELEVFGESLFAIHSITYTGLQQYFYVFGMRQGTVWLPWEEVVMYADLLDLPLAPVLFEGTVQNEAELKALIDGVLREPSEFESLELGIEVPKEGAVVRLATAFESDDFDQSVFKWVRANHVQTDEHWTRNWKRAPLEHEWIQQQLKKNNRT
- a CDS encoding ABC-F family ATP-binding cassette domain-containing protein; the protein is MLAISNMSFYFGSRPLYKDANLHIKPKDRIGLIGANGTGKSTLLRLISGEYAPDEGTISKAKDCTIGFLNQDLLSYLTNESILEVAMQAFEEQNQLQEQIDKTLHEMEVNYTDSLVDKLAKLQERFEMLGGYSMQAKAEEILEGLGFKTADLQRPLQEFSGGWRMRVMLAKLLLQKPALLMLDEPTNHLDLPSIQWIENYIHSYEGAIIVVSHDRQFLDNAVKTTVEVSQAKLNIYAGNYSFYLKERELRQEIQQSAYENQQDKIRQTERFIERFRSKSTKARQVQSRVKALEKMDLIDEVIDETAKVNFKFNFGQKSGRQVMELDNIGKAYGDLTILKNTTARIERGDKIALVGANGKGKSTLLRIIAGTEQIKGERKLGHNVLFSFFAQHQLESLVVENEILEELKQAGSAKTETELRSVLGCFLFKDDDVFKKIKILSGGEKSRVALAKVLISEANFLLLDEPTNHLDIQSVNILMQALDQYEGTFVVVSHDRHFISQVANKIWYIEDEEIKEYLGTFAEYNDWYQKQLAKKMAQAAAPQEKKKKEKKPKPQDSPEIKAIKREIRETKMALEKAEAKVTKSEKKQEEIELKLADNTIYNDPEKLEKTQQEFAKVQEELAAANDAWEELVMKIDELEAQL